In a genomic window of Polycladomyces subterraneus:
- a CDS encoding ABC transporter permease, translating to MRQSLSGTAILLISSIVGVLAWGVILIFSPDGWPAIIEAAPKWLGVWFGSVTVGLIVTVLNLAVALPAAKVLSRVEWKGKPTIPAYFLFVIVLLAFALTMLGTYKGPVDLVLMVFIPTIPISIFILTYAYQSIGKEMVEQASTLGASPIQVFWTITLPLLRPVIEVVSLLVFFTAVGQSLLIWWLEGGRALGIPVLFHGLHRKIATVCLFLFVASGTAAIIWMWWRERQHNSKRSQGEGCG from the coding sequence ATGAGACAAAGCTTGTCAGGGACGGCTATCTTGTTGATCTCATCGATTGTAGGGGTGCTTGCTTGGGGAGTGATATTGATTTTTTCCCCGGATGGGTGGCCAGCAATAATTGAAGCGGCACCCAAGTGGCTGGGTGTATGGTTTGGGTCGGTGACGGTGGGCTTGATTGTGACGGTTCTCAACCTGGCGGTGGCATTACCCGCAGCAAAAGTGTTGTCTCGTGTGGAATGGAAGGGAAAACCGACCATACCAGCCTACTTCCTGTTTGTGATCGTACTTTTGGCTTTCGCTTTGACCATGTTGGGGACGTACAAAGGGCCAGTGGATTTGGTACTGATGGTGTTCATCCCTACCATCCCTATTTCTATCTTTATACTAACCTATGCTTATCAGTCTATCGGGAAAGAAATGGTGGAGCAGGCCAGTACCTTGGGTGCTTCACCGATCCAGGTGTTTTGGACGATTACACTGCCTCTGTTGCGTCCCGTGATCGAAGTGGTTTCTTTGCTGGTTTTTTTTACTGCAGTTGGACAATCCCTATTGATCTGGTGGTTGGAAGGCGGTCGTGCCCTTGGCATTCCCGTTTTGTTTCATGGTTTGCACCGCAAGATCGCTACAGTTTGCTTGTTCCTGTTTGTTGCTTCCGGTACCGCTGCAATCATCTGGATGTGGTGGAGGGAGCGACAACATAACAGCAAACGTTCGCAAGGGGAGGGATGCGGTTGA
- a CDS encoding ABC transporter ATP-binding protein yields MLRLEKWTASQNRKTVLKDIQLSVHQGEILALLGPAGAGKTILLKTIAGLHPNQRGRIWLNGMDITAQSAHRRNVVMVFREALLFPHMTVAENVDYGLRFRKLPPDERKNMVHNALAWFGMAEMSNRMPSELTTDQQRRVSLARALVLQPDLLLLDEPMSDLEPWLRQDLRILLKELLYKLGMTVIYSTRDREEAVRLADRIAILHQGRILQEGTARQLVDKPVAPDVAKWMGSAVLIRGVWRKRVWETDVGSFPVAMFPRSFPEGTIVSGAIYPRDLQAAGWSQPIGERTLRLEGKWVLSADTGREYLHHIQLDNGVKVSISSRRPLERTESGRVALLVEADCIPLFADEKHLL; encoded by the coding sequence ATGCTGAGGTTGGAAAAATGGACCGCATCGCAAAACAGGAAAACAGTGCTGAAGGACATACAGCTATCGGTGCATCAAGGGGAAATTCTCGCCTTGCTCGGCCCGGCTGGCGCAGGAAAAACCATCTTGCTCAAAACTATTGCCGGGCTGCATCCGAATCAGCGAGGTCGCATCTGGTTAAACGGCATGGATATCACGGCACAGTCCGCCCATCGTCGCAATGTAGTGATGGTGTTTCGGGAAGCACTGTTATTTCCTCATATGACAGTGGCAGAAAATGTGGATTATGGGTTGCGTTTTCGGAAATTGCCTCCGGATGAACGGAAAAACATGGTTCACAACGCATTGGCTTGGTTCGGGATGGCGGAGATGTCGAACCGGATGCCATCGGAGCTTACAACTGATCAGCAACGTCGCGTTTCACTTGCACGTGCATTGGTATTGCAACCCGATCTGTTGTTGCTGGACGAACCAATGAGTGATTTAGAACCATGGCTGCGGCAAGATCTGCGGATCCTGCTGAAAGAATTGTTGTACAAGCTGGGAATGACGGTGATTTACTCCACACGGGATCGCGAGGAAGCGGTTCGATTGGCGGATCGAATCGCCATCCTGCATCAAGGTCGTATCCTGCAGGAAGGAACGGCCAGACAGTTGGTCGACAAACCGGTTGCACCGGATGTGGCGAAGTGGATGGGATCAGCCGTTCTCATCCGGGGAGTTTGGCGAAAAAGGGTGTGGGAAACGGATGTCGGCTCTTTCCCCGTTGCCATGTTTCCCCGTTCTTTTCCGGAAGGAACGATTGTCAGCGGTGCGATCTATCCCCGTGACCTTCAGGCGGCAGGCTGGTCACAGCCCATTGGGGAGCGAACGCTGCGATTGGAGGGCAAATGGGTGTTATCTGCAGATACGGGAAGGGAATATCTGCATCACATTCAGTTGGACAATGGTGTCAAAGTGTCTATCTCAAGTCGACGTCCATTGGAACGAACGGAAAGCGGACGGGTCGCCCTGTTGGTGGAAGCGGATTGCATCCCGTTGTTTGCAGATGAGAAACATTTGTTATAA
- a CDS encoding tetratricopeptide repeat protein — protein MGEKQMIPLFDGVGHPVWLDREEFRKEVIPEHLNAEWNHPEELYTFVVQIFRDGFVEEADRGADRLLELYNRAEGVLLLKSLILLRKGEDEEAETLLRECMKKYPDRGLAHTYMARIYDKRGDRERVIESLRRGLELEPNQETALLWWVDLMIEEGGKSKAMDELKPFVEKEGAWWPKLIAGRLHLEEADTSAAVHFFSNVLEWFRSERDEQTPPSFDEEVALMTIVTILSKHGCKNELIKLCDQYWRAEYSTPFAVLDYAQALVEAGRVREAVDRLQQAFNFVLPEYVHLVERKLVELNQKFSLKT, from the coding sequence GTGGGAGAAAAACAGATGATTCCACTGTTCGACGGAGTCGGACACCCAGTGTGGCTGGACCGGGAAGAATTCCGTAAAGAGGTGATTCCCGAACATTTGAATGCTGAATGGAATCATCCGGAGGAATTGTATACGTTTGTGGTGCAGATTTTTCGGGACGGTTTTGTAGAAGAAGCTGACCGTGGCGCCGACCGATTGTTGGAGTTGTACAACCGAGCTGAAGGTGTCCTCCTGTTGAAATCGCTGATTCTTTTGCGCAAGGGGGAAGATGAAGAAGCGGAAACCTTGTTACGTGAATGCATGAAGAAGTACCCGGATCGTGGCCTGGCACACACCTATATGGCCCGTATTTATGATAAACGGGGAGACCGGGAACGCGTGATCGAATCGCTGCGTCGGGGACTGGAGCTGGAACCCAATCAGGAGACGGCGCTATTGTGGTGGGTCGATCTGATGATCGAAGAAGGCGGCAAGAGTAAGGCAATGGACGAACTGAAGCCGTTTGTGGAAAAAGAAGGGGCTTGGTGGCCAAAATTAATCGCGGGCCGTCTCCATTTGGAAGAGGCGGATACCTCGGCAGCCGTTCATTTCTTCAGCAATGTGTTGGAATGGTTTCGATCCGAGCGGGATGAACAGACGCCCCCGTCGTTTGATGAAGAGGTAGCACTGATGACGATCGTCACCATCTTGAGTAAACATGGATGTAAGAATGAATTAATCAAGCTGTGTGATCAGTACTGGCGGGCAGAATACTCCACGCCTTTTGCTGTCTTGGATTATGCGCAGGCGCTGGTCGAAGCAGGACGTGTCCGGGAAGCAGTCGATCGGTTGCAACAAGCTTTCAACTTCGTCCTTCCCGAATATGTGCACTTGGTGGAACGAAAACTGGTGGAACTGAATCAAAAGTTTTCGTTGAAAACATGA
- a CDS encoding MerR family transcriptional regulator, with amino-acid sequence MAWLKIEDVARKTGLTKRAIRYYEEIGLFQPSQRSGSGYRLYTDEDVQELKRVVDIKEVLGFSLQEIQQFLELGKRIEAYRREYSQATDPTMKRQDIKEMREALEQQLEMVEAKMKKMVAFQQEVRNMLTQLQQIEESNGEGG; translated from the coding sequence ATGGCTTGGCTCAAAATTGAAGATGTAGCAAGGAAAACGGGATTAACAAAGCGAGCGATCCGTTATTACGAGGAGATTGGGCTGTTTCAGCCCAGCCAGCGCAGTGGCAGCGGATACCGCCTCTATACGGACGAAGATGTCCAAGAGCTGAAACGCGTGGTGGACATCAAGGAGGTACTGGGATTTTCGTTACAAGAAATCCAGCAGTTTTTGGAGCTGGGCAAACGCATTGAGGCATATCGTCGGGAATACAGCCAAGCCACGGATCCGACGATGAAACGGCAGGATATCAAGGAGATGCGGGAAGCTTTGGAACAGCAATTGGAGATGGTGGAAGCGAAAATGAAGAAGATGGTGGCGTTTCAGCAAGAGGTGCGAAACATGCTGACCCAGCTCCAGCAGATCGAAGAGAGCAATGGAGAGGGAGGGTGA
- a CDS encoding MFS transporter, protein MGSTIHDEHERRAKRGILTTCLAALFGFMGIGVVDPILPIISKQIGATHWQVEMLFTSYILMMSIIMIPSGILAARWGSKRILVSGLFLVAVFASACAMSSTIGQLMAFRAGWGMGNAMFFATSMSILIGMAANLDQAMGYYEAALGMGMSCGPLLGGLLGQFGWRYPFMATSVLMLLAFVLTLLLVQEPAGQKIRSAGFGDFVSALTYRPFLLVGVAAMLYYYAFFTVLAYSPLLLKLDAISLGLIFFGWGVGLGIGSTKWAHGLLHRHSPMWVVRLGAVLMAVVLLLVLMSPNKVITIAVIVLSGFVSGLNNTAYSTLAIETSQAQRSIASGAYNFIRWLGAAVAPVAAGFASTYFPTAPYAIALCCMLVCAGLLMSAKSTQTPVAS, encoded by the coding sequence GTGGGCTCGACGATACATGATGAACATGAGCGACGGGCGAAGCGCGGTATTTTGACAACCTGTTTGGCGGCATTGTTCGGTTTCATGGGGATCGGGGTGGTGGACCCGATTTTGCCGATCATCTCAAAACAGATCGGCGCGACACACTGGCAGGTGGAAATGCTGTTTACCAGCTATATTTTGATGATGTCGATTATCATGATTCCCAGCGGGATTTTAGCTGCTCGTTGGGGTAGCAAGCGTATTCTGGTATCTGGACTCTTCCTGGTGGCGGTCTTTGCGTCTGCTTGTGCGATGTCATCCACCATCGGACAATTGATGGCATTTCGTGCTGGGTGGGGAATGGGCAATGCGATGTTTTTCGCCACATCCATGTCCATCTTGATTGGGATGGCCGCCAACTTGGATCAAGCCATGGGTTATTATGAGGCCGCTTTGGGCATGGGTATGTCGTGCGGCCCGTTGCTGGGTGGATTGCTCGGTCAGTTTGGGTGGCGTTACCCGTTTATGGCCACCAGTGTCTTGATGCTGTTGGCATTTGTACTGACGCTTCTCCTGGTTCAGGAGCCGGCCGGTCAGAAAATCCGAAGCGCCGGGTTCGGCGACTTTGTTTCCGCCCTTACCTATCGGCCCTTTTTGTTGGTGGGAGTAGCGGCGATGCTGTACTATTACGCCTTTTTCACTGTTTTGGCCTATTCACCTTTGCTGTTGAAACTGGATGCCATCTCTTTGGGGTTGATTTTTTTTGGATGGGGTGTCGGCTTAGGGATCGGTTCCACTAAGTGGGCGCACGGATTGTTGCATCGTCATTCGCCGATGTGGGTGGTCCGGTTAGGAGCCGTACTGATGGCGGTCGTACTACTGTTGGTGCTGATGTCGCCCAACAAAGTGATTACGATCGCGGTGATCGTGTTGTCTGGTTTCGTGTCCGGGCTGAACAACACCGCTTATTCAACACTGGCAATTGAGACGTCCCAAGCCCAACGGAGCATCGCTTCGGGTGCCTACAATTTCATCCGATGGCTGGGTGCCGCCGTGGCACCCGTGGCGGCCGGATTCGCCTCCACGTACTTTCCGACGGCGCCGTATGCGATTGCGTTGTGCTGTATGTTGGTATGTGCAGGCTTGCTGATGTCAGCCAAAAGCACGCAGACACCTGTCGCATCCTGA